The following proteins are co-located in the Myxococcus fulvus genome:
- a CDS encoding FtsK/SpoIIIE family DNA translocase, whose amino-acid sequence MTAKKGRAEKAVLSRQEIATRRKALADKRRKAGVDGGDGTTARAITGVFLLAASLLSLLSVATFDAHDRVGPGFRNAVGPMGHLIAETLRGMLGVCAYLAPIGGVYAAMVLFVGSRERKRGPQIVSLVLLTASVAVLAQLIFAGDKGWAHPPGGALGASLGGVMEGLFSTVGTVILVTAISAAALIVGTQYTFFKLCSLVWAGLCVLGRRVSESAEAFWEQQKVAYKARQERAAEEKLEEAAFLAQIEADEEELAEAERAAEEAEAAEAEAMAEEAVRLARQNEKEQAAAAKVALKEAREKEKLDKQTRKALPLPEDTDSLPPTSSPPVPAERMLPRIAEKRPAPGADPAWAASFLAPQPHSAPPIVPEGVEPPRGRRKTPNIVTGPAAPIAALPESTEPVAPAPAPVISLPQPPQAAAPQPAPAASALARMPLIVEPKAPPKPTVKKTQDQFEFVGDRKSFSLPPLDVLEYDKKERSELDKDAFLSTAEKLRAKLADFGIVGEVVEIRPGPVVTMYEFLPGPGIKVSKIAALADDLAMAMEAMRVRIVAPIPGKGVVGIEVPNKDRETVYLKEIAEQDAFLKGPSKLTMCVGKDIEGMPYVFDLAKAPHLLIAGTTGSGKSVAVNSMIMSILLKSTPEEVRFIMVDPKMLELSVYEGIPHLLLPVVTDPKKAALALRWAVEEMERRYQMLSEAGVRNIAGYNKLVESSASEVKEVLAAAEPAPKKSKPKKVLVVDLEGGEPKPAAQASDGLGVAAPREDLEDLREALVSSEDEAAPEVPEVEAEPEDDDAGAPLDAAASKPEKKELKKLPYIVVIIDELADLMMVASREVETYVARLAQMARAAGIHLMVATQRPSTDVVTGIIKANFPTRISFMLRSKPDSMTILGTVGAEALLGMGDMLIMPPTSAHLQRVHGAFVSEQEIKKAVDHLKAQGKPVFDESILKPRDEDVESGGEEDELSDELYDQALATVSEMRAVSISMLQRKMRIGYNRAARMIERMERDGVVGAADGAKPREVLIRGVGDMPGAGAM is encoded by the coding sequence ATGACGGCGAAGAAGGGTCGGGCGGAGAAGGCAGTGCTGTCCCGGCAGGAGATCGCGACGCGTCGCAAGGCGCTCGCGGACAAACGGCGCAAGGCGGGGGTCGACGGCGGCGACGGCACGACGGCCCGAGCCATCACCGGTGTCTTCCTGCTGGCGGCGTCCCTGCTGTCATTGTTGTCGGTGGCCACGTTCGACGCCCATGACCGGGTCGGACCAGGCTTCCGCAACGCGGTGGGCCCCATGGGCCACCTCATCGCGGAGACCCTGCGGGGGATGCTCGGCGTGTGCGCCTACCTGGCGCCCATCGGAGGCGTCTACGCCGCGATGGTGCTCTTCGTGGGCAGCCGCGAGCGCAAGCGCGGGCCGCAAATCGTCAGCCTCGTGCTGCTGACGGCGAGCGTGGCCGTGCTGGCGCAGCTCATCTTCGCCGGCGACAAGGGCTGGGCACACCCACCCGGTGGCGCGCTGGGCGCAAGCCTGGGCGGCGTCATGGAGGGGCTGTTCTCCACCGTCGGCACCGTCATCCTCGTCACCGCCATCAGCGCCGCGGCGCTCATCGTCGGCACCCAGTACACGTTCTTCAAGCTGTGCTCGCTGGTGTGGGCCGGACTGTGCGTGCTGGGCCGCCGCGTCTCCGAGTCCGCCGAGGCCTTCTGGGAGCAGCAGAAGGTGGCCTACAAGGCCCGCCAGGAGCGCGCCGCCGAGGAGAAGCTCGAGGAGGCCGCCTTCCTCGCGCAGATTGAAGCCGACGAGGAGGAGCTCGCCGAGGCCGAGCGCGCCGCCGAGGAGGCCGAGGCCGCCGAAGCGGAGGCCATGGCCGAGGAGGCCGTGCGTCTGGCCCGTCAGAACGAGAAGGAGCAGGCCGCCGCCGCGAAGGTGGCCCTCAAGGAGGCCCGCGAGAAGGAGAAGCTGGACAAGCAGACGCGCAAGGCCCTGCCCCTGCCCGAGGACACGGACTCGCTGCCGCCCACGTCCTCGCCGCCCGTGCCCGCTGAGCGGATGCTGCCGCGCATCGCGGAGAAGCGCCCCGCCCCCGGCGCGGACCCGGCCTGGGCCGCGTCCTTCCTGGCGCCCCAGCCCCACTCCGCGCCCCCCATCGTCCCCGAGGGCGTCGAGCCCCCGCGCGGCCGCCGCAAGACGCCGAACATCGTCACCGGCCCCGCCGCGCCCATCGCCGCGCTGCCCGAGTCCACCGAGCCCGTGGCCCCGGCGCCCGCGCCCGTCATCTCCCTGCCCCAGCCTCCGCAGGCCGCGGCACCCCAGCCCGCGCCGGCCGCGTCCGCGTTGGCGCGCATGCCGCTCATCGTGGAGCCCAAGGCGCCGCCCAAGCCCACCGTCAAGAAGACCCAGGACCAGTTCGAGTTCGTGGGTGACCGCAAGAGCTTCTCGCTGCCGCCGCTCGACGTGCTCGAGTACGACAAGAAGGAGCGCTCGGAGCTGGACAAGGACGCGTTCCTGTCCACGGCGGAGAAGCTGCGCGCGAAGCTGGCCGACTTCGGCATCGTCGGCGAGGTGGTGGAGATCCGCCCCGGCCCCGTCGTCACCATGTACGAGTTCCTGCCGGGCCCCGGCATCAAGGTGAGCAAGATTGCAGCGCTCGCCGACGACCTGGCCATGGCCATGGAGGCGATGCGCGTGCGCATCGTCGCCCCCATCCCCGGCAAGGGCGTGGTGGGCATCGAGGTGCCGAACAAGGACCGCGAAACGGTCTACCTCAAGGAGATCGCCGAGCAGGACGCGTTCCTCAAGGGCCCCAGCAAGCTGACCATGTGCGTGGGCAAGGACATCGAGGGCATGCCGTACGTCTTCGACCTGGCCAAGGCGCCGCACCTGCTCATCGCCGGCACCACCGGCTCCGGCAAGTCGGTGGCCGTCAACTCGATGATCATGAGCATCCTCCTGAAGTCCACGCCGGAGGAGGTCCGCTTCATCATGGTGGACCCGAAGATGCTGGAGCTCTCCGTGTACGAGGGCATCCCGCACCTGCTCCTGCCCGTGGTGACGGACCCGAAGAAGGCGGCGCTCGCGCTGCGCTGGGCCGTGGAGGAGATGGAGCGCCGCTATCAGATGCTGTCCGAGGCGGGCGTGCGCAACATCGCCGGCTACAACAAGCTGGTGGAGAGCTCCGCCTCCGAGGTGAAGGAGGTGCTCGCCGCCGCCGAGCCCGCGCCCAAGAAGTCCAAGCCCAAGAAGGTGCTGGTGGTGGACCTGGAGGGCGGCGAGCCCAAGCCCGCGGCCCAGGCGTCCGACGGGCTGGGCGTGGCCGCGCCGCGCGAGGACCTGGAGGACCTGCGCGAGGCGCTGGTGTCCTCCGAGGACGAGGCCGCCCCGGAAGTGCCCGAGGTGGAGGCCGAGCCCGAGGACGACGACGCGGGCGCGCCGCTGGACGCCGCCGCGTCCAAGCCGGAGAAGAAGGAGCTCAAGAAGCTGCCCTACATCGTGGTCATCATCGACGAGCTGGCCGACCTCATGATGGTCGCCAGCCGCGAGGTGGAGACGTACGTGGCGCGCCTGGCGCAGATGGCTCGCGCGGCCGGCATCCACCTGATGGTCGCGACGCAGCGTCCCTCCACGGACGTCGTCACCGGCATCATCAAGGCGAACTTCCCCACGCGCATCAGCTTCATGCTCCGCTCCAAGCCGGACTCCATGACGATTCTGGGCACGGTGGGCGCCGAGGCGCTGCTGGGCATGGGCGACATGCTCATCATGCCGCCCACGAGCGCGCACCTGCAGCGTGTGCACGGCGCCTTCGTGTCGGAGCAGGAAATCAAGAAGGCGGTCGACCACCTCAAGGCCCAGGGCAAGCCCGTCTTCGACGAGTCCATCCTCAAGCCCCGCGACGAGGACGTGGAGTCCGGCGGCGAGGAGGACGAGCTGTCCGACGAGCTGTACGACCAGGCCCTCGCCACGGTCAGCGAGATGCGCGCCGTCTCCATCTCCATGCTCCAGCGCAAGATGCGCATCGGCTACAACCGCGCCGCGCGCATGATTGAGCGCATGGAGCGTGACGGAGTCGTCGGCGCCGCCGATGGCGCCAAGCCCCGCGAGGTGCTCATCCGAGGGGTGGGCGACATGCCGGGCGCGGGCGCGATGTAG
- a CDS encoding zf-TFIIB domain-containing protein, whose amino-acid sequence MADNDKPSSSEEEYFAREEIEKKRKLALQQAADTAQAQRDELKKLHWMKCPKCGMDLQTLKQGKVELETCFNCGGVFLDAGEMDQMLVQHGHEGGGKVMGAILNLFKKK is encoded by the coding sequence ATGGCAGACAACGACAAGCCGTCCTCGAGCGAGGAGGAGTACTTCGCCCGCGAGGAGATTGAGAAGAAGCGCAAGCTGGCGCTCCAGCAGGCCGCCGACACGGCCCAGGCCCAGCGCGACGAGCTCAAGAAGCTCCACTGGATGAAGTGCCCCAAGTGCGGCATGGACCTGCAGACGCTCAAGCAGGGCAAGGTCGAACTGGAGACGTGCTTCAACTGCGGCGGTGTCTTCCTGGACGCCGGCGAGATGGACCAGATGTTGGTGCAGCACGGGCACGAGGGTGGCGGCAAGGTGATGGGCGCCATCCTGAACCTCTTCAAGAAGAAGTAG
- the gatC gene encoding Asp-tRNA(Asn)/Glu-tRNA(Gln) amidotransferase subunit GatC, with product MALTLEQVRHVATLARLALTPEEEQRMATQLSAVLDAVAQLQTLDVGDVEPTSHATLTASLLREDVTRPSLPPEKVLANAPAKSGTSFAVPKIIE from the coding sequence ATGGCCCTCACGCTCGAGCAGGTGCGACACGTGGCCACGCTGGCGCGGCTGGCGCTGACTCCTGAAGAGGAGCAGCGCATGGCCACGCAGCTGTCGGCGGTGTTGGACGCGGTGGCGCAATTGCAGACCCTGGATGTGGGGGACGTGGAGCCCACCTCGCACGCCACGCTCACGGCCTCGCTGCTTCGCGAGGACGTGACGCGGCCCTCCCTGCCGCCGGAGAAGGTGCTGGCCAACGCCCCGGCGAAGTCGGGGACCTCCTTCGCGGTGCCGAAAATCATCGAATAG
- the gatA gene encoding Asp-tRNA(Asn)/Glu-tRNA(Gln) amidotransferase subunit GatA, whose product MQLTDLTMLELARKLDAGEVSSVEATRACLARIQQVDPRIRAFLRVDEQGALAAAEASDARRRAGTPASPLDGVPVGLKDLFLTEGVETTAGSRVLEGFVPPLDATVVRLLKEAGLPLVGKLNLDEFAMGSSNESSAYHPTHNPWDVTRTPGGSSGGSAAAVAAREVFGALGTDTGGSIRQPAAFTNTVGLKPTYGRVSRYGVIAYASSLDQPGPMTRTVSDAAALLQVIARHDPLDATSAPAKTPDYSAELESGVRGLKLGVPREYFAEGMDPEVEASVRAALAEYERLGATLVDVSLPHTQYALATYYLIAPAEASSNLARYDGIRYGLRAKDARGLKELYAQTRERGFGPEVKRRIMLGTYALSAGYYDAYYLRAQKVRTLIREDFTRAFKDVDALVAPISPVAPFKLGEKVDDPLSMYLMDVYTLPCNLAGIPGLSVPCGFTKAGLPVGLQVLGRAFDEALLLRIARAFEREHDFFRRLAPVEA is encoded by the coding sequence ATGCAGCTGACGGACCTGACGATGCTGGAGCTCGCGCGGAAGCTGGACGCGGGCGAGGTGTCCTCCGTGGAGGCCACCCGTGCGTGCCTGGCGCGCATCCAACAGGTGGACCCGCGGATTCGCGCCTTCCTGCGCGTGGATGAGCAGGGCGCGCTGGCGGCCGCGGAGGCGAGTGACGCCCGCAGGCGCGCGGGCACCCCGGCGAGCCCGCTGGACGGCGTGCCGGTGGGGCTCAAGGACCTGTTCCTCACCGAGGGCGTCGAGACGACCGCCGGCTCGCGTGTGCTGGAGGGCTTCGTGCCGCCGCTGGACGCGACGGTGGTGCGGCTCCTGAAGGAGGCGGGGCTGCCGCTGGTCGGCAAGCTGAACCTGGATGAGTTCGCGATGGGCTCCTCGAACGAGTCCAGCGCGTACCACCCCACGCACAACCCCTGGGACGTGACGCGCACGCCGGGAGGCTCCTCGGGAGGCTCGGCGGCGGCGGTGGCGGCGCGCGAGGTGTTCGGCGCGCTGGGCACGGACACGGGCGGGTCCATCCGTCAGCCCGCGGCCTTCACCAACACGGTGGGGCTCAAGCCCACGTACGGGCGGGTGTCCCGCTACGGCGTCATCGCGTATGCGTCGTCGCTGGACCAGCCGGGGCCCATGACGCGCACGGTGTCGGACGCGGCGGCGCTGCTGCAGGTCATCGCGCGGCACGACCCGCTGGACGCGACGAGCGCGCCGGCGAAGACGCCGGACTATTCGGCGGAGCTGGAGAGCGGGGTGCGCGGGCTGAAGCTGGGCGTGCCGCGCGAGTACTTCGCGGAAGGGATGGACCCGGAGGTGGAGGCCTCCGTCCGCGCCGCGCTGGCCGAGTACGAGCGGCTGGGCGCGACGCTGGTGGACGTGTCGCTGCCGCATACGCAGTACGCGCTGGCGACGTACTACCTCATCGCGCCCGCCGAGGCGTCCAGCAACCTGGCGCGCTACGACGGCATCCGCTACGGCCTGCGCGCGAAGGACGCGCGGGGGCTCAAGGAACTGTACGCGCAGACGCGCGAGCGGGGCTTCGGGCCGGAGGTGAAGCGCCGCATCATGCTGGGCACGTACGCGCTGTCCGCCGGCTACTACGACGCCTACTACCTGCGCGCGCAGAAGGTCCGCACGCTCATCCGCGAGGACTTCACGCGCGCCTTCAAGGACGTGGACGCGCTGGTGGCCCCCATCTCTCCCGTGGCGCCGTTCAAGCTGGGGGAGAAGGTGGACGACCCGCTGTCCATGTACCTGATGGATGTCTACACGCTGCCCTGCAACCTGGCGGGCATCCCTGGCCTGTCGGTGCCCTGCGGCTTCACGAAGGCGGGGCTGCCGGTGGGGTTGCAGGTGCTGGGGCGGGCCTTCGACGAGGCCCTGCTGTTGCGCATCGCTCGGGCCTTCGAGCGTGAGCACGACTTCTTCCGCCGCCTCGCGCCTGTCGAGGCGTAG
- the gatB gene encoding Asp-tRNA(Asn)/Glu-tRNA(Gln) amidotransferase subunit GatB: MPVSDFQPVIGLEVHAQLLTQSKIFCGCSTAFGAEPNRNTCPVCLGMPGVLPVLNERVVDFAIRAGLALECRINAKSVWSRKNYFYPDLPKGYQITQYDLPICEFGRLAIETQQGEKVIRVRRIHMEEDAGKSVHDGSGGQSLVDLNRAGVPLIEIVSDPDLRDADEAVEYLKALRDILVYLGVNDGNLEEGSFRCDANVSVMPKGSDTFGQRCELKNLNSFRFVKQAIEYEIARQVDVIESGGKVDQETRLWDPNKGVSRSMRSKEDAHDYRYFPEPDLPPLHVTTEVVEAVGRSLPELPRAKVQRFVSQYGLPAYDARLLTTERPLADFFEACAQRYPDAKKLSNWFQGELLRLLKESGTTVGEVRFTPAQLAELLTLVDQGTVSGNAGKDVLGEMFRTGRAPADIVAEKGLAQVSDTGAIEAVVDDILAKNLGEVEKYRAGKKQVFGFFVGQVMRAMKGKGNPALVNDLLKKKLGD, translated from the coding sequence ATGCCCGTGAGCGATTTCCAGCCCGTCATCGGCCTCGAGGTCCACGCGCAGCTCCTCACGCAGTCCAAGATTTTCTGTGGCTGCTCCACCGCGTTCGGCGCCGAGCCCAATCGCAACACCTGCCCGGTGTGCCTGGGCATGCCCGGCGTGCTGCCCGTGCTCAACGAGCGCGTGGTGGACTTCGCCATCCGCGCGGGGCTCGCGTTGGAGTGCCGCATCAACGCGAAGAGCGTGTGGAGCCGGAAGAACTACTTCTATCCGGACCTGCCCAAGGGCTACCAGATCACGCAGTACGACCTGCCCATCTGCGAGTTCGGGCGCCTGGCCATCGAGACGCAGCAGGGTGAGAAGGTCATCCGCGTCCGCCGCATCCACATGGAGGAGGACGCGGGCAAGAGCGTGCACGATGGGAGTGGCGGGCAGAGCCTGGTGGACCTGAACCGGGCGGGCGTGCCGCTGATTGAGATTGTCAGCGACCCGGACCTGCGCGACGCGGACGAGGCGGTGGAGTACCTCAAGGCGCTGCGCGACATCCTCGTGTACCTGGGCGTCAACGACGGCAACCTGGAGGAGGGCAGCTTCCGCTGCGACGCCAACGTGTCGGTGATGCCCAAGGGCTCCGACACGTTCGGTCAGCGCTGCGAGCTGAAGAACCTCAACTCGTTCCGCTTCGTGAAGCAGGCCATCGAGTACGAGATTGCCCGGCAGGTGGATGTCATCGAGTCCGGCGGGAAGGTGGACCAGGAGACGCGGCTGTGGGACCCCAACAAGGGTGTCTCGCGCTCCATGCGTAGCAAGGAGGACGCGCACGACTACCGGTACTTCCCGGAGCCGGACCTGCCGCCGCTGCACGTGACGACGGAGGTCGTCGAGGCGGTGGGTAGGTCACTGCCCGAGCTGCCGCGCGCGAAGGTCCAGCGCTTCGTGAGCCAGTACGGGCTGCCCGCGTATGACGCGCGCCTCCTCACCACGGAGCGCCCGCTCGCGGACTTCTTCGAGGCGTGTGCCCAGCGCTACCCGGACGCGAAGAAGCTCTCCAACTGGTTCCAGGGCGAGCTGCTGCGGTTGCTCAAGGAGTCGGGCACCACGGTGGGCGAGGTGCGCTTCACGCCCGCGCAGCTCGCGGAGCTGCTGACCCTGGTGGACCAGGGCACGGTGTCCGGCAACGCGGGCAAGGACGTGCTCGGGGAGATGTTCCGCACGGGCCGCGCGCCCGCGGACATCGTCGCGGAGAAGGGCCTGGCGCAGGTGAGCGACACGGGCGCCATCGAGGCGGTGGTGGACGACATCCTCGCGAAGAACCTGGGCGAGGTGGAGAAGTACCGCGCGGGCAAGAAGCAGGTGTTCGGCTTCTTCGTGGGGCAGGTGATGCGCGCCATGAAGGGCAAGGGCAACCCCGCGCTCGTCAACGACCTGCTGAAGAAGAAGCTCGGCGACTGA
- a CDS encoding carbon-nitrogen hydrolase family protein, which produces MDEARLPTHVELFALQPRISLEDYASASAFTARHRALAEQVDRLRTRDEAGRPRHPALAVWPEWVGAPLELLGHVQRVHRHTTVRGALRRVARAEWWDVWRTWKEFHPPTMVECLHATLASRVHRVMHETFSAIARDFGLWVVAGSAFLPDNRLLTQGPEFEPRGARIFNTSHTFSPEGVRVATARKVNLLPSSEDTLRLSPGRPEDLTLVATPFGRLGTLLGYDGAARPRTSKEPWFVPCAQYLDAWRAQVVAHPSAHPGAWDERSLDEGLLGQLPALRHVRYTVTAQLSGELFDQRFEAPSLIVERTSEGATRVLARAEPSRADEVLHALVPACPA; this is translated from the coding sequence GTGGACGAAGCACGCCTGCCCACGCATGTGGAACTGTTCGCCCTCCAGCCGCGAATCTCGCTGGAGGACTACGCCTCCGCCTCCGCCTTCACCGCGAGACACCGCGCGCTCGCCGAGCAGGTGGACCGCCTGCGGACCCGCGATGAGGCAGGTCGTCCGCGCCATCCCGCCCTCGCTGTATGGCCCGAGTGGGTGGGCGCGCCGCTGGAGCTGCTGGGCCACGTGCAGCGGGTGCATCGCCACACGACGGTGAGAGGCGCGCTGCGACGGGTGGCGCGCGCTGAGTGGTGGGACGTGTGGCGCACGTGGAAGGAGTTCCACCCGCCGACGATGGTGGAGTGCCTGCACGCCACGCTCGCGTCCCGAGTGCACCGCGTGATGCACGAGACCTTCTCCGCCATCGCCCGGGACTTCGGCCTGTGGGTCGTCGCGGGCAGCGCGTTCCTCCCGGACAATCGATTGCTCACCCAGGGTCCGGAGTTCGAGCCCCGGGGCGCGCGCATCTTCAACACCAGCCACACCTTCTCACCCGAGGGTGTCCGCGTGGCCACGGCGCGCAAGGTGAACCTCCTGCCTTCGAGCGAGGACACCCTGCGCCTGAGCCCCGGTCGCCCCGAGGACCTGACGCTCGTCGCCACCCCCTTCGGCAGACTGGGGACACTGCTCGGCTACGACGGCGCCGCCCGGCCGCGAACGTCGAAGGAGCCCTGGTTCGTGCCCTGCGCGCAGTACCTGGACGCCTGGCGCGCACAGGTGGTTGCGCATCCCTCCGCGCATCCAGGAGCATGGGATGAGCGCTCACTCGACGAGGGACTCCTCGGGCAACTGCCGGCCCTGCGTCACGTCCGCTACACCGTGACGGCGCAGCTCTCGGGGGAGCTGTTCGACCAGCGCTTCGAGGCACCCTCGCTCATCGTCGAGCGCACGAGCGAAGGCGCGACACGCGTCCTCGCACGAGCGGAGCCTTCACGCGCCGATGAAGTCCTTCACGCGCTCGTCCCCGCGTGCCCCGCGTAA
- a CDS encoding isopenicillin N synthase family dioxygenase — MSGTSRRIPLIDLSHYRTGTPTERARFVQVFGEGLREFGFVSVVGHGIDDGLIRRTYSDIEKLFQLPEDVKTRYAVPELAGQRGYTGFGKEHAKDRKVGDLKEFWHVGRELPEGHPYLNHYGANVWPGEVPSFREHTLALFRELDGAASVMLHALAEFFGVARDTFSSMATDGNSVLRLIHYPPLKERFIPGGVRAAEHEDINLITLLCEGTASGLELLTRDGEWLPVDTLRGQIVVDSGDMLSRVTNEVIPATTHRVVNPKSADEDTVRYSLPFFVHPYSDCVLEPLPCTQTPENPARHGPITAGAFLQQRLRENGLIK, encoded by the coding sequence ATGTCCGGAACCTCACGCCGCATCCCCCTCATCGACCTGTCCCACTACCGCACCGGCACTCCCACCGAGCGAGCCCGCTTCGTCCAAGTCTTCGGCGAGGGTCTGCGTGAGTTCGGCTTCGTCTCCGTGGTGGGACATGGCATCGACGATGGCCTCATCCGCCGCACCTACTCGGACATCGAGAAGCTCTTCCAGCTCCCCGAGGACGTGAAGACGCGCTACGCGGTGCCGGAGCTCGCCGGCCAGCGCGGCTACACGGGCTTCGGCAAGGAGCACGCGAAGGACCGCAAGGTGGGGGACCTGAAGGAGTTCTGGCACGTGGGCCGCGAGCTGCCCGAAGGCCACCCGTACCTGAATCACTACGGCGCCAACGTATGGCCCGGCGAGGTCCCCTCGTTCCGCGAGCACACGCTCGCCCTCTTCCGCGAGCTGGACGGCGCCGCGAGCGTGATGCTCCACGCCCTGGCCGAGTTCTTCGGGGTGGCACGCGACACGTTCAGCAGCATGGCCACGGATGGGAACTCCGTGCTGCGCCTCATCCACTACCCTCCGCTGAAGGAGCGCTTCATCCCCGGAGGCGTGCGCGCCGCCGAGCACGAGGACATCAACCTCATCACCCTGCTGTGCGAGGGCACCGCGTCCGGGCTGGAGCTGCTCACGCGCGATGGCGAGTGGCTGCCGGTGGATACGCTGCGAGGGCAGATCGTCGTGGACTCGGGCGACATGCTCAGCCGCGTGACGAACGAGGTCATCCCCGCCACCACGCACCGGGTGGTGAACCCCAAGAGCGCGGACGAGGACACCGTCCGCTACTCGCTGCCCTTCTTCGTGCACCCCTACTCCGACTGCGTGCTGGAGCCCCTGCCCTGCACCCAGACGCCGGAGAACCCCGCCCGCCACGGGCCCATCACCGCCGGCGCCTTCCTGCAGCAGCGCCTGCGCGAGAACGGGCTCATCAAGTAG